One stretch of Streptomyces sp. NBC_00443 DNA includes these proteins:
- a CDS encoding maleylpyruvate isomerase family mycothiol-dependent enzyme produces the protein MTDDHEAVRDLLAAWAFGALDPAEEQAVAAHLAECESCAAQAERLRETVRLLEGPPLGAPSGWPADATPPALSLALRARPAAGPAVAAHAAPYAAAVAGLKALLPELAGRWATPVVHDWDAHATVAHLLAADEHLTARLGAGARVPPSPVEDGAQWQDAWNRRTTEVIAHEHGRTPDETVADWAAQADGLLGAPEAHDTELAARAVTLMGLRLPVAEHFLVRAFETWIHTDDIGRALGLAVPPPPEQHLRQLIRLAVRILGLSLGPTAPPVLFSVTGGAEWVLGSEDEPVQAELTLDPLDFCLLIGGRRSPKTVPRGTTGDAAAAQNVLERAASLAWL, from the coding sequence ATGACCGACGATCACGAGGCGGTACGTGACCTGCTGGCCGCGTGGGCCTTCGGCGCCCTCGATCCGGCCGAGGAGCAGGCGGTCGCGGCGCACCTCGCCGAGTGCGAGAGCTGTGCGGCTCAGGCGGAGCGGCTGCGGGAGACGGTACGACTGCTGGAGGGGCCGCCGCTCGGTGCTCCCTCGGGGTGGCCGGCCGACGCTACGCCTCCCGCGCTGTCCCTGGCCCTGCGCGCACGCCCGGCCGCCGGCCCTGCCGTCGCCGCGCACGCCGCGCCCTACGCCGCCGCGGTTGCCGGACTGAAGGCGCTGCTGCCCGAGCTCGCGGGCCGCTGGGCCACGCCGGTCGTGCACGACTGGGACGCGCACGCCACCGTCGCCCACCTCCTCGCCGCCGACGAGCACCTGACCGCCCGGCTCGGCGCCGGCGCCCGCGTGCCGCCCTCGCCGGTCGAGGACGGGGCGCAGTGGCAGGACGCGTGGAACCGCCGTACCACGGAGGTCATCGCCCATGAGCACGGCCGTACGCCGGACGAGACCGTGGCCGACTGGGCCGCGCAGGCGGACGGACTGCTCGGCGCACCCGAGGCCCACGACACCGAACTCGCCGCCCGGGCCGTGACGTTGATGGGCCTGCGGCTGCCCGTCGCCGAGCACTTCCTGGTGCGCGCCTTCGAGACCTGGATCCACACCGACGACATCGGCCGCGCGCTCGGCCTCGCCGTCCCGCCGCCGCCCGAGCAGCATCTGCGGCAGCTGATCCGCCTCGCCGTCCGCATCCTCGGCCTGTCCCTGGGACCGACCGCGCCCCCGGTGCTCTTCTCGGTCACCGGGGGCGCGGAATGGGTACTGGGTTCCGAGGACGAGCCCGTACAGGCCGAACTCACCCTCGACCCCCTCGACTTCTGCCTCCTGATCGGCGGCCGCCGATCCCCGAAGACCGTCCCGAGGGGCACCACGGGCGACGCGGCCGCCGCACAGAACGTGCTGGAGCGGGCCGCGTCGCTGGCGTGGCTGTGA
- the thpD gene encoding ectoine hydroxylase, with translation MTTVTDLYPSRGATEVSTPRQDPVVWGSPDTPGPIGATELQSFERDGFLAVDQLITDDEVAVYAQELERLVTDPAIRADERSIIEPQSKEIRSVFEVHKISEVFASLVRDERVVGRARQILGSDVYVHQSRINVKPGFGASGFYWHSDFETWHAEDGLPNMRTVSVSIALTENYDTNGGLMIMPGSHRTYLGCAGATPKDNYKKSLQMQDAGTPSDEALTKMASEYGIKLFTGKAGSATWFDCNCMHGSGDNITPFPRSNVFIVFNSVENTAVEPFAAPIHRPEFIGARDFTPVK, from the coding sequence ATGACCACCGTCACCGATCTCTACCCCAGCCGCGGCGCCACCGAGGTGTCGACCCCGCGCCAGGACCCCGTTGTGTGGGGCTCCCCCGACACGCCGGGGCCGATCGGGGCCACCGAACTCCAGTCGTTCGAGCGCGACGGCTTCCTGGCCGTCGACCAGCTCATCACGGACGACGAGGTGGCCGTCTACGCGCAGGAGTTGGAGCGGCTGGTCACCGACCCGGCGATCCGTGCCGACGAGCGGTCGATCATCGAGCCGCAGTCCAAGGAGATCCGGTCCGTCTTCGAAGTGCACAAGATCAGTGAGGTGTTCGCCTCCCTGGTGCGCGACGAGCGGGTCGTCGGCCGGGCGCGGCAGATCCTCGGCTCGGACGTGTACGTCCACCAGTCGCGGATCAACGTCAAGCCGGGCTTCGGGGCCAGTGGGTTCTACTGGCACTCCGACTTCGAGACCTGGCACGCCGAGGACGGTCTGCCGAACATGCGGACGGTGTCCGTCTCGATCGCGCTGACCGAGAACTACGACACCAACGGCGGGCTCATGATCATGCCCGGCTCCCACCGGACCTACCTCGGGTGCGCGGGGGCCACGCCGAAGGACAACTACAAGAAGTCCCTGCAGATGCAGGATGCGGGCACTCCGTCCGACGAGGCGCTGACGAAGATGGCCTCCGAGTACGGCATCAAGCTCTTCACGGGCAAGGCCGGTTCGGCGACCTGGTTCGACTGCAACTGCATGCACGGCTCCGGCGACAACATCACGCCGTTCCCGCGCAGCAACGTGTTCATCGTGTTCAACAGCGTCGAGAACACGGCCGTCGAGCCCTTCGCGGCCCCGATCCACCGACCGGAGTTCATCGGCGCGAGGGACTTCACCCCGGTGAAGTGA
- a CDS encoding ectoine synthase, whose protein sequence is MIVRSFKELEGTDRHVKSASGTWESKRIVLAKERVGFSLHETILYAGTETSMWYANHIEAVVCVEGEAELTDHETGQTHAITPGTMYLLDGHERHTLRIKEDFRCICVFNPPVTGREDHDENGVYPLLTEPEEV, encoded by the coding sequence GTGATCGTCCGTTCGTTCAAGGAACTCGAAGGCACCGACCGCCACGTGAAATCGGCGTCGGGTACCTGGGAGAGCAAACGCATCGTCCTCGCCAAGGAGAGGGTCGGCTTCTCGCTGCACGAGACGATCCTGTACGCGGGTACGGAGACGTCGATGTGGTACGCGAACCACATCGAGGCCGTCGTCTGTGTCGAGGGCGAGGCCGAGCTGACCGACCACGAGACCGGGCAGACGCACGCGATCACGCCCGGGACCATGTACCTCCTGGACGGGCACGAGAGGCACACGCTGCGGATCAAGGAGGACTTCCGCTGCATCTGTGTCTTCAACCCGCCTGTGACCGGCCGGGAGGACCACGACGAGAACGGCGTATACCCGCTGCTCACCGAGCCCGAGGAGGTGTGA
- the ectB gene encoding diaminobutyrate--2-oxoglutarate transaminase, whose product MTITQPDLSVFETLESEVRSYCRGWPTVFDRARGSRMYDEDGHEYLDFFAGAGSLNYGHNNPVLKRALIDYLERDGVTHGLDMSTSAKRAFLESFQNIVLRPRDLPYKVMFPGPTGTNAVESALKLARKVKGRESIVSFTNAFHGMSLGSLAVTGNAFKRAGAGIPLVHGTPMPFDNYFDGTVEDFLWFERLLEDQGSGLNKPAAVIVETVQGEGGINVARAEWLRALSELCERQDMLLIVDDIQMGCGRTGAFFSFEEAGITPDIVTVSKSISGYGLPMSLCLFKPELDIWEPGEHNGTFRGNNPAFVTATAALETYWTDGSAMEKQTRKRGEQIEQAFISITEENLADVREYRGRGLVWGLEFHDKERAGRVAKRAFELGLLIETSGPESEVVKLLPALTITPDELDEGLSILARAVRETI is encoded by the coding sequence GTGACCATCACCCAGCCCGACCTCAGCGTCTTCGAGACCCTCGAGTCCGAGGTGCGCAGCTACTGCCGCGGCTGGCCCACCGTCTTCGACCGCGCGCGCGGCAGCCGTATGTACGACGAGGACGGCCACGAGTACCTGGACTTCTTCGCCGGCGCGGGCTCGCTGAACTACGGGCACAACAACCCGGTGCTGAAACGGGCCCTGATCGACTACCTGGAGCGCGACGGCGTCACGCACGGGCTCGACATGTCGACGAGTGCCAAGCGCGCCTTCCTGGAGTCCTTCCAGAACATCGTGCTGCGGCCGCGTGACCTGCCGTACAAGGTCATGTTCCCGGGCCCCACGGGTACCAACGCCGTCGAGTCGGCGCTCAAGCTGGCGCGGAAGGTGAAGGGCCGCGAGTCCATCGTGTCCTTCACCAACGCCTTCCACGGGATGTCCCTGGGCTCCCTCGCCGTGACCGGCAACGCCTTCAAGCGGGCCGGGGCGGGCATCCCGCTCGTGCACGGCACGCCGATGCCGTTCGACAACTACTTCGACGGCACGGTCGAGGACTTCCTGTGGTTCGAGCGGCTCCTGGAGGACCAGGGCTCCGGACTCAACAAGCCCGCCGCCGTGATCGTGGAGACCGTGCAGGGCGAGGGCGGCATCAACGTCGCCCGCGCGGAGTGGCTGCGCGCCCTGTCCGAGCTGTGCGAGCGGCAGGACATGCTGCTCATCGTCGACGACATCCAGATGGGCTGCGGCCGTACCGGTGCCTTCTTCTCCTTCGAGGAGGCGGGCATCACCCCGGACATCGTCACCGTGTCCAAGTCCATCAGCGGCTACGGACTGCCCATGTCGCTGTGCCTGTTCAAGCCCGAGCTGGACATCTGGGAGCCGGGCGAGCACAACGGCACCTTCCGCGGCAACAACCCCGCCTTCGTCACCGCCACCGCCGCGCTGGAGACGTACTGGACGGACGGGTCCGCGATGGAGAAGCAGACCCGCAAGCGCGGCGAGCAGATCGAGCAGGCGTTCATCTCCATCACCGAGGAGAACCTCGCCGACGTCCGGGAGTACCGCGGTCGCGGGCTCGTGTGGGGCCTGGAGTTCCACGACAAGGAGCGCGCCGGACGAGTGGCGAAGCGCGCCTTCGAGCTGGGCCTGCTCATCGAGACGTCGGGCCCCGAGAGCGAGGTCGTGAAGCTGCTTCCGGCACTCACGATCACCCCGGACGAGCTGGACGAGGGACTCAGCATCCTCGCCCGCGCCGTGCGGGAAACCATCTGA
- the ectA gene encoding diaminobutyrate acetyltransferase, with product MTAAQADLQIDRPAVADGAALWRIARDSKALDLNSSYSYLLWCRDFAGTSAVARDEHGEPVGFVTGYVRPERPHTLLVWQVAVDDAYRGRGIAAALLDGLVARVGGEYGVTSVETTITPGNTASERLFGAFAERHSAALEREVLFPTSLFPDGPHDPEVLYRIGPLSL from the coding sequence ATGACTGCCGCACAAGCAGACCTGCAAATCGACCGACCGGCGGTGGCCGACGGAGCCGCGCTGTGGCGGATTGCCCGCGACTCCAAGGCCCTCGACCTCAACTCGTCGTACAGCTATCTGTTGTGGTGCCGCGACTTCGCCGGCACGTCGGCCGTCGCCCGCGACGAGCACGGGGAGCCGGTCGGCTTCGTCACCGGATACGTACGGCCGGAGCGTCCGCACACCCTGCTCGTCTGGCAGGTGGCCGTGGACGACGCCTATCGCGGACGCGGCATCGCCGCCGCGCTGCTCGACGGGCTCGTCGCACGGGTCGGTGGCGAGTACGGCGTCACGAGCGTCGAGACCACCATCACACCCGGCAACACCGCCTCCGAACGCCTGTTCGGCGCCTTCGCCGAGCGGCACAGCGCCGCTCTGGAGCGGGAGGTGCTGTTCCCCACAAGCCTTTTTCCGGACGGACCGCACGACCCGGAAGTGCTTTACCGCATCGGTCCCCTCTCCCTCTGA
- a CDS encoding pyridoxal-phosphate-dependent aminotransferase family protein, translating into MNHPFLDLAPLSAARFAAIEDRVARLLGTGQDVVIMQGEALLPLEGAIRGAAGPGTTALNVITGPYGQTFGDWLRDCGATVIDLAVPFHTAVTADQIRSAFAEHPEIDFVSLVHAEAATGNTNPVAGIGEVVRAHGALFYLDAVASIGAEPVLPDAWGVDLCVIGAQKAMGGPAGVSAVSVSERAWARMAANPRAPRRSYLSLLDWKQRWVDGGRKALLHAPAQLEMLALEACVERIEADGLDAVMGRHRAAALSTRAGAVALGGGLEPYVHDVRDAAPVATTLRVPEGVVASEVVARALVTDPALPLAAGGGALAKEMIRVNHYGVDATVGAVRGCVAALGAALAETGLRVDVEGALRAVEDAWR; encoded by the coding sequence GTGAACCACCCCTTCCTGGACCTGGCCCCGCTGAGCGCAGCGCGATTCGCCGCGATCGAGGACCGGGTGGCCCGGCTGCTCGGGACCGGGCAGGACGTCGTGATCATGCAGGGTGAGGCGCTGCTGCCGCTGGAGGGGGCGATCCGGGGGGCGGCCGGGCCCGGTACGACCGCGCTGAACGTGATCACCGGGCCGTACGGGCAGACCTTCGGGGACTGGCTGCGGGACTGCGGCGCGACCGTGATCGATCTGGCGGTGCCCTTCCACACGGCGGTCACGGCCGATCAGATCCGGTCGGCCTTCGCCGAGCACCCCGAGATCGACTTCGTATCCCTGGTGCACGCGGAGGCGGCCACCGGCAACACCAATCCCGTGGCCGGGATCGGTGAGGTCGTGCGGGCGCACGGGGCGCTGTTCTACCTGGACGCGGTGGCATCGATCGGTGCCGAGCCGGTGCTGCCGGACGCCTGGGGCGTCGACCTGTGCGTGATCGGGGCGCAGAAGGCGATGGGCGGTCCTGCCGGGGTGTCGGCGGTGTCGGTGAGTGAGCGGGCGTGGGCCCGGATGGCGGCGAATCCGCGGGCGCCGCGGCGGTCGTATCTGTCGCTGCTGGACTGGAAGCAGCGGTGGGTCGACGGGGGCCGGAAGGCTCTGCTGCACGCGCCGGCCCAGCTGGAGATGCTGGCGCTGGAGGCTTGCGTGGAGCGGATCGAGGCGGACGGGCTGGACGCGGTGATGGGCCGGCACCGGGCCGCCGCGCTGTCCACCCGTGCCGGGGCGGTGGCGCTGGGTGGAGGCCTGGAGCCGTATGTGCACGACGTCCGGGACGCGGCGCCGGTCGCCACGACGCTTCGGGTGCCCGAGGGGGTGGTGGCGTCGGAGGTGGTGGCTCGGGCGCTGGTGACCGACCCTGCGTTGCCGCTGGCCGCGGGGGGCGGGGCGCTGGCCAAGGAGATGATCCGGGTCAATCACTACGGGGTGGATGCGACGGTCGGGGCGGTGCGGGGGTGTGTGGCGGCGCTGGGGGCTGCGCTGGCGGAGACGGGGCTGAGGGTGGATGTCGAGGGGGCGTTGCGTGCGGTGGAGGACGCCTGGCGGTAG
- a CDS encoding ABC transporter substrate-binding protein produces the protein MKTTFGRRTRILAATTATAGLVLVAGCSSDDSGGSGTKTAAGGVEVVKAGQLTTCTHLPYPPFQSEIDGKVQGFDVALIDLVADDLGVKQTIVDQPFENFKTGGSLNAGSCDLAAAGMTITEERKKNVDFSDPYFEATQAVLVDKKSGISSFADLKGKKVGAQAQTTGEDYAKSKGLDPVSFESSDAVINGLRTGQVEAVVIDYPVVQGWLKDKANAAAFEVAEQINTGEQYGFTVKKGNAKLREAINKAIADAKADGTYKKLYEQWIGPYDESAASASPAA, from the coding sequence GTGAAGACGACCTTCGGGCGCCGGACCCGCATTCTGGCCGCCACCACCGCGACGGCCGGGCTGGTGCTCGTGGCCGGCTGCTCCTCCGACGACAGCGGCGGCAGTGGTACGAAGACGGCCGCCGGCGGTGTCGAAGTCGTCAAGGCGGGCCAGCTCACCACCTGCACCCACCTGCCGTACCCGCCCTTCCAGTCGGAGATCGACGGCAAGGTGCAGGGCTTCGACGTCGCCCTCATCGACCTGGTCGCGGACGACCTGGGCGTGAAGCAGACGATCGTGGACCAGCCCTTCGAGAACTTCAAGACGGGTGGCTCCCTCAACGCCGGCAGCTGCGACCTCGCCGCCGCCGGCATGACGATCACCGAGGAGCGCAAGAAGAACGTCGACTTCTCGGACCCGTACTTCGAGGCCACCCAGGCCGTCCTCGTCGACAAGAAGAGCGGCATCTCCTCCTTCGCGGACCTCAAGGGCAAGAAGGTCGGCGCCCAGGCGCAGACGACCGGCGAGGACTACGCCAAGAGCAAGGGCCTGGACCCCGTCTCCTTCGAGTCCTCCGACGCCGTCATCAACGGCCTGCGCACCGGCCAGGTCGAAGCGGTCGTCATCGACTACCCGGTCGTCCAGGGCTGGCTGAAGGACAAGGCCAACGCCGCCGCCTTCGAGGTCGCCGAGCAGATCAACACCGGTGAGCAGTACGGCTTCACGGTGAAGAAGGGCAACGCCAAGCTCCGCGAGGCCATCAACAAGGCCATCGCGGACGCCAAGGCCGACGGCACGTACAAGAAGCTGTACGAGCAGTGGATCGGCCCGTACGACGAGTCCGCCGCCTCTGCCTCGCCCGCCGCCTGA
- a CDS encoding amino acid ABC transporter permease: MADTDVQLQPKQPRKKGLTRRQKRSLSRGIQYVVFVAAVIAFAVAADWGRLQNQFAQGDIAEQMFPDVITLALKNTVLYTLSGFVVGLVLGMVIALMRLSSVGPYRWLAGIYIEIFRGLPALLIFIFIGVAVPLAFPGTEIPGGTYGKVALALGLVAAAYMAETIRAGIQAVPKGQLEAARSLGFSPARAMISIIIPQAFRIILPPLTNELVLLFKDSSLVLFLGVTLEERELSKFGRDLASQTANSTPILVAGLCYLLVTIPLGFVVRRMEAKAQEAVK, translated from the coding sequence ATGGCCGACACAGACGTACAACTGCAGCCGAAGCAGCCCAGGAAGAAGGGCCTGACCCGGCGTCAGAAGCGCAGCCTGTCACGCGGCATCCAGTACGTCGTCTTCGTCGCGGCCGTGATCGCCTTCGCGGTCGCGGCCGACTGGGGGCGGCTGCAGAACCAGTTCGCGCAGGGCGACATCGCCGAGCAGATGTTCCCGGACGTCATCACGCTCGCGCTGAAGAACACCGTGCTCTACACCCTGTCCGGCTTCGTCGTCGGACTGGTCCTCGGCATGGTGATCGCGCTGATGCGGCTGTCGTCCGTGGGGCCGTACCGCTGGCTCGCCGGGATCTACATCGAGATCTTCCGCGGGCTGCCCGCCCTGCTGATCTTCATCTTCATCGGTGTCGCCGTGCCGCTGGCCTTCCCCGGCACGGAGATCCCGGGCGGCACCTACGGCAAGGTCGCGCTCGCGCTCGGCCTGGTGGCGGCCGCCTACATGGCGGAGACGATCCGCGCGGGCATCCAGGCGGTGCCCAAGGGGCAGCTGGAGGCGGCGCGCTCGCTCGGCTTCTCGCCCGCCCGCGCCATGATCTCGATCATCATCCCGCAGGCCTTCCGGATCATCCTCCCGCCGCTGACCAACGAACTCGTCCTGCTCTTCAAGGACTCCTCGCTGGTGCTGTTCCTCGGGGTGACGCTGGAGGAGCGGGAACTGTCCAAGTTCGGCCGTGACCTGGCCAGCCAGACCGCCAACTCCACGCCGATCCTGGTCGCGGGCCTGTGCTACCTGCTGGTCACGATCCCGCTCGGCTTCGTCGTACGCCGCATGGAGGCGAAGGCCCAGGAGGCCGTGAAATGA
- a CDS encoding amino acid ABC transporter ATP-binding protein, translated as MSESLSKAGPEIEVRGLHKSFGDNEVLRGIDLEINQGEVVCVIGPSGSGKSTLLRCVNLLEEPTKGQVFVGGAELTDEDVDIDAVRRRIGMVFQQFNLFPHLTVTENLTLPQRRVLKRGKAAAAKVAAENLERVGLSEKATAYPSSLSGGQQQRVAIARALAMGPAVMLFDEPTSALDPELVGDVLAVMRMLADEGMTMMVVTHEMTFAREVADRVVFMDGGVIVEDGTPDQVIGNPQHERTRHFLSRLLDPAMAEVEEETSDQVGKND; from the coding sequence ATGAGCGAGAGCCTTTCCAAGGCCGGCCCGGAGATCGAAGTCCGCGGCCTGCACAAGTCCTTCGGCGACAACGAGGTGCTGCGCGGCATCGACCTGGAGATCAACCAGGGCGAGGTCGTGTGCGTCATCGGCCCGTCCGGCTCGGGCAAGTCGACGCTCCTGCGCTGTGTGAACCTGCTGGAAGAGCCCACCAAGGGCCAGGTCTTCGTCGGCGGCGCCGAGCTCACCGACGAAGACGTCGACATCGACGCCGTACGCCGCCGGATCGGCATGGTCTTCCAGCAGTTCAACCTGTTCCCGCACCTCACGGTGACCGAGAACCTCACGCTGCCGCAGCGCCGGGTTCTCAAGCGGGGCAAGGCCGCGGCCGCGAAGGTCGCCGCCGAGAACCTGGAGCGGGTCGGCCTGTCGGAGAAGGCGACGGCGTACCCGTCCTCCCTCTCCGGCGGCCAGCAGCAGCGCGTCGCCATCGCCCGCGCCCTCGCGATGGGCCCCGCGGTGATGCTGTTCGACGAGCCGACGTCGGCGCTGGACCCGGAGCTGGTGGGGGATGTCCTCGCGGTCATGCGCATGCTCGCCGACGAGGGCATGACGATGATGGTCGTCACCCACGAGATGACCTTCGCGCGCGAGGTCGCCGACCGGGTCGTCTTCATGGACGGCGGAGTGATCGTCGAGGACGGCACCCCCGACCAGGTCATCGGCAACCCGCAGCACGAACGCACCCGCCACTTCCTGTCCCGCCTCCTCGACCCGGCGATGGCCGAGGTGGAGGAGGAGACCTCGGACCAGGTGGGCAAGAACGACTAG
- a CDS encoding amidohydrolase family protein, with amino-acid sequence MSDRGVVLHLKGRVLVGPDDVRDELWVVDGRISYDRPVGARDVRTVEGWALPGLVDAHCHVGLGAHGPVDDDIAEKQALTDRETGTLLIRDAGSPSDTRWIDDREDLPKIIRAGRHIARTRRYIRGYAHEIEPEDLVAYVAQEARRGDGWVKLVGDWIDRDLGDLAPTWPREAVEAGIAEAHRLGARVTAHCFAESSLRDLVESGIDCIEHATGLTEDLIPLFAERGVAIVPTLVNIATFPKLADGGESRYPRWSAHMRRLHERRYDTVRSAYDAGIPVFVGTDAGGTLPHGLVAAEVAELVTAGIPAVEALAATTWSARTWLGRPGLEEGAAADLVVYESDPRADVRVLAAPRRIVLNGHVVG; translated from the coding sequence ATGAGCGATCGCGGGGTTGTGCTGCACCTGAAGGGCCGGGTCCTCGTCGGACCGGACGACGTCCGGGACGAGCTGTGGGTCGTCGACGGCCGGATCTCCTACGACCGTCCCGTGGGCGCGCGCGACGTACGGACCGTCGAGGGCTGGGCCCTGCCCGGCCTGGTCGACGCGCACTGCCATGTGGGCCTCGGCGCGCACGGCCCGGTCGACGACGACATCGCGGAGAAGCAGGCACTGACCGACCGCGAGACGGGCACCCTGCTGATCCGCGACGCCGGTTCGCCCTCCGACACCCGCTGGATCGACGACCGCGAGGACCTACCGAAGATCATCCGGGCCGGCCGGCACATCGCCCGCACCCGCCGCTACATCCGCGGCTACGCCCACGAGATCGAGCCGGAGGACCTGGTCGCCTACGTCGCCCAGGAGGCCCGGCGCGGCGACGGCTGGGTCAAGCTGGTCGGCGACTGGATCGACCGCGACCTCGGGGACCTCGCGCCCACCTGGCCGCGCGAGGCGGTCGAGGCGGGCATCGCGGAGGCACACCGGCTGGGCGCCCGCGTGACGGCGCACTGCTTCGCCGAGTCCTCGCTGCGCGACCTGGTCGAGTCGGGCATCGACTGCATCGAGCACGCCACGGGTCTCACGGAGGACCTGATCCCCCTGTTCGCCGAGCGCGGGGTGGCGATCGTCCCCACCCTGGTGAACATCGCGACCTTCCCGAAGCTGGCCGACGGCGGTGAGTCCAGGTACCCCCGCTGGTCGGCCCACATGCGCCGGCTCCACGAACGCCGCTACGACACGGTCCGCTCCGCCTACGACGCGGGCATCCCCGTCTTCGTCGGCACGGACGCGGGCGGCACGCTGCCGCACGGCCTGGTGGCCGCCGAGGTCGCGGAACTCGTCACCGCCGGCATCCCCGCGGTCGAGGCCCTCGCGGCGACCACCTGGTCGGCCCGCACCTGGCTCGGCCGCCCGGGCCTGGAGGAGGGCGCGGCGGCGGACCTCGTCGTCTACGAATCCGACCCGCGGGCCGACGTACGCGTGTTGGCGGCGCCGCGGCGGATCGTGCTGAACGGGCACGTCGTCGGTTAG
- a CDS encoding SCO1860 family LAETG-anchored protein produces MNGKNFRLPARRLATVATATALTAGPVVLAAGPAHATGDEGRASAVVLRTGLDVSLLNKTVNVPLAVSLNEVQAPQSAEKETLTAELNGVDGGKPFSVLSAEVASSKATVEGGKAEGYTNLAHAKVHVPGLPLLSLIEVGQVTSKATCEAGKKPTASSNLLGDVTVLGKKITLTAGGTTNVQVPGVGDVRLDYSKTENTSDTAAATALELKVSVNPLKLNVAEVEGTLTLAKATCETPAAPEEEAAPSTEPAGDVKPQGEAADEGLAETGGNSMTPYIAGGAVALLVAGGGAVALARRGRS; encoded by the coding sequence TTGAACGGCAAGAACTTCCGCCTGCCCGCACGCCGTCTCGCCACCGTCGCGACGGCCACCGCCCTGACCGCCGGTCCCGTGGTCCTGGCCGCGGGCCCCGCGCACGCGACCGGCGACGAGGGCCGCGCGAGCGCCGTCGTGCTCCGTACGGGGCTCGACGTCTCTCTGCTCAACAAGACCGTGAACGTCCCGCTCGCGGTCTCGCTCAACGAGGTACAGGCGCCGCAGAGCGCCGAGAAGGAAACGCTGACGGCCGAGCTGAACGGCGTGGACGGCGGAAAGCCGTTCAGCGTGCTGAGCGCCGAGGTCGCCTCGTCGAAGGCCACGGTCGAGGGCGGCAAGGCCGAGGGGTACACCAACCTCGCCCACGCCAAGGTCCACGTCCCCGGTCTGCCGCTGCTCTCGCTGATCGAGGTCGGCCAGGTCACCTCCAAGGCGACCTGCGAGGCAGGCAAGAAGCCGACGGCCTCGTCCAACCTGCTGGGCGACGTCACCGTGCTGGGCAAGAAGATCACGCTGACCGCCGGCGGCACCACGAACGTCCAGGTACCGGGCGTCGGTGACGTGCGGCTGGACTACTCCAAGACGGAGAACACCTCGGACACGGCCGCCGCCACCGCCCTCGAACTCAAGGTGTCCGTCAACCCGTTGAAGCTGAACGTCGCCGAGGTGGAGGGCACTCTGACCCTGGCCAAGGCCACCTGCGAGACCCCGGCCGCGCCCGAGGAGGAGGCCGCCCCGAGCACCGAGCCGGCCGGCGACGTGAAGCCCCAGGGCGAGGCCGCCGACGAGGGCCTCGCCGAGACCGGCGGCAACTCCATGACCCCGTACATCGCGGGCGGCGCGGTCGCGCTCCTCGTCGCGGGCGGGGGAGCGGTGGCGCTGGCGCGGCGCGGCCGGAGCTGA